CCGAGGAGAGCGCGGACGACACCGGGGCGGACAGCGTCAACGACGACGGGGTCATGCTCGTCGCCGCGCCCCGCTACCACCACTGACGTCCCGTTCGGCCGCCTCCCGAACGGTGGGCGGCCGGACGGCGGGCCGCCGTCCGGCGATCAGCCGAACACCTCGTCGCGGGCCAGGTCGAGCGCGGTGAGCACGGCGCCCTGCAGGACGGCGTTGCCCTCGACCGTGCTCGGGCGGATCTCCGTGGGCGCGAGGGAGCGCAGCGCCACGCGCTCGGCGACCAGCGCGGCCAGGGCCTCACCGCCGGCCCGGCCGGTGGAGCCGCCGAGGACGATCAGCCCCGGGTCGAGCACGGCGACCACCGCGAACAGCCCCCGGGCGATCCGGTCGGCCAGCTGCTCGCGGGGCAGGTCGAGCACGGCCCTGAGGTCGACCGTTTCGCAGAAGCTCTCGCCGCCGATGTCGAGCAGCCCCAGCTCGCCCGCGCCGCCGGAGACCCCGCGCCGCAGCCGCCCGCCGAGCACGACCGCACCGCCGACGCCCTCGTTCTCCAACCAGAGCAGGACGAAGTCCTCGCTGCCGGTGGCCGCGCCGGTCCGGTGCTCGGCGATCGCCGCGAGGTTCACCTCGTTCTCCAGCAGCACCTGTCCGGCCCCGAGCCGGCTGCCGAGCTCCGGCAGCAGGTCGGCCCGCCAGCCGGGAACGTCGTTGCCGGCGATCATCGCCCGGGTGCGCGGGTGCATCAGGCCGGGCGCGCCCACGGCGACCACCTGCAGCGTCCGACCGGCCGCCGCCTCGGCGACCGCCTCGGCGACCAGCGCCGGCAGGTCCACCTCGCCGCCGGCCGGGGGCCGGGGGAGCGGCCGGGCGGCGGAGCCGACGGTGCTGCCGGTGAGGTCGGCGACGGTGACGGCGATTCCGCTGCGCCGGATGTCCACGCCGGCGACCAGGGCGCGGTCGGCCACCAGGGCGTAGAGCCGGGCATTGGGGCCGCGCCGCTCCTCGCCGGTCTCGCCGCCGGCCTCGACCAGGCCGGCCGCGCGCAGCCGTTCCACCAGGTCGGCGACGGTGGGCCGGGACAGGCCGGTGAGGTCGCGCAGCTGCGGCGCGGTCAGCGGACCGTGCGCCAGCAGCAGGTCGAGGGCCAGCCGGTCGTTGATCGCGCGGGCCGTGGCCGGGGTCGCGGTCTTCATGGAGCCATATTAGTCAGGGATCCTGCCTGATGACCTTTTCATCAGGAACCCTGCCTGATAATTTGATGCCCCGTGACCCACCACCGCGCCATCGCGCTCGTCTTCGCCGTCCACGGAGCCGTGTCAGGAAGCCTCATCACCTGCATCCCCTGGTTCCAGCAGCACTTCCACCTCAGTCCGGCCACCCTCGGCC
The Streptacidiphilus albus JL83 genome window above contains:
- a CDS encoding ROK family transcriptional regulator, whose protein sequence is MKTATPATARAINDRLALDLLLAHGPLTAPQLRDLTGLSRPTVADLVERLRAAGLVEAGGETGEERRGPNARLYALVADRALVAGVDIRRSGIAVTVADLTGSTVGSAARPLPRPPAGGEVDLPALVAEAVAEAAAGRTLQVVAVGAPGLMHPRTRAMIAGNDVPGWRADLLPELGSRLGAGQVLLENEVNLAAIAEHRTGAATGSEDFVLLWLENEGVGGAVVLGGRLRRGVSGGAGELGLLDIGGESFCETVDLRAVLDLPREQLADRIARGLFAVVAVLDPGLIVLGGSTGRAGGEALAALVAERVALRSLAPTEIRPSTVEGNAVLQGAVLTALDLARDEVFG